The DNA sequence CACCAACCTGCGAGCCACGGTGGCCACCACGGTCCCCAACTTCGTGCGGGGGATGGTGGTGCCGATCACCCTGTCATTCCAGTGGGCACGGGGCCAGCTCGGCCTGGAACGTGGCGCTGTTGCCGTGGGGTGTGTCTGCATGCTCATTGCCCTGGTCTCCCTCTACCGCCTGGAAGAGACCTTTCACAAGGACTTGGACTATTTCGAGGAGTACCTCTGATGCAATTAAACGAATTCAGGCTCTTTGATGCGCATCTCCATATCATCGATAACCGGTTTCCGCTGGTGCCGAATAACGGCTACCTCCCTGATGAATTCACCTGTGCCATGTATCGTGAACAGATGCAGCGCTATAACCTGGCAGGCGGGGCCGTGGTCTCCGGCTCTTTCCAGGCATTTGACCAGAGCTATCTTAAGGAAGCATTGCAGACCCTTGGGCCAGGGTTTGTCGGGGTGACGCAGCTAGCGGCCACGGTTTCGGATGAGGAACTGCTGGAACTGGATGCTGCCGGGGTCCGTGCCGTCCGCTTCAACCTCAAGCGGGGCGGCTCTGAAGAGGTCAGCCAGCTGGACCGTATGGCAAGAAGGGTTTATGAACTGTGCCGCTGGCATGTGGAACTGTATGTCGATTCGAAAGAACTGCCTGGGCTGTACATGACCCTTAGCGGGCTGCCGGCAGTAAGTATCGACCATCTGGGGCTTTCCTCGGCAGGGCTCCCCATGCTGATAAAACTGGCAGGGAAAGGGGTGCGGGTGAAGGCTACCGGATTCGGTCGGCTGGATTTCGATCCGGCTACGGCACTGAAAGATATCCACTCTGCCAACCCCGAGGCCCTGATGTTCGGCTCTGACCTGCCATCTACCAGGGCGCCCAGGCCTTATGACCACAGTGACTTTTCCCTAGTAGTCGATACCCTTGGTCCCGAAGCCGCCAGCCGCGTTTTTTACGGCAATGCCGCAGCATTCTACCTGTCTCGCAAACCGTTCGACTCCGCAGGATAATCATTGAATCCGCTCTGGACAGCATTCGGACTGACCCTGCTCGCCGGCATGGCTACCGGTATCGGTAGCGCTATCGCCTTTATGGCCAAGCGGACCAATTACCGGTTCCTCTCGGTTTCCACCGGTTTTTCTGCCGGGGTCATGCTCTATGTCTCGTTCGTCGAGATCTTTTTCAAGGGTGTCCATGCCCTGACCGAGGCCTATGGCGAGTACTGGGCCCACTGGATCAATACCGCTGCCTTTTTCGGCGGCATGTTCCTGATCGGGATCATCGACAACCTGATCCCGTCGGCGGAGAACCCGCATGAGATCCACGGCGAGAGCGAATCAGCGCCGCTACGCAATCCCGACGCCGCAATGCCCGACTTTGCACTCATCGGCCGCGCCGGCAGCGACGCAGCCACCGGACTGCACGACCATGGGGTCCATGAAGGGAAATTGCTCAGGATGGGGCTGTTCACGGCCCTGGCCATCGGCATCCACAACTTTCCGGAAGGGCTGGCCACGTTCCTGGCAGCGCTGCACGACCCAAACCTGGGAATTGCCATCGCCATCGCCATTGCCCTACACAATATCCCGGAGGGGATCAGCGTATCAGTGCCGATCTTCTACGCCACCGGCAACAGGAAGAAGGCCTTTGCCTGGTCATTTGTCAGCGGCCTGGCCGAGCCGGTCGGTGCCGGCGTTGCCTATCTGTCGATCCGGCTGTTCTTTGGCGGAGAGACCGGAGCCATCCCTCCCCAGATCATGGGGATTCTCTTTTCCGGCGTGGCTGGAATCATGGTCTACATCAGCCTCGACGAACTGCTCCCGACCAGCCGCGCCTACGGCAAGGGGCACGACAGCCTTCTGGGGCTGATTGGCGGCATGATGCTTATGGCCTTGAGTTTGCTGCTCATGAAATGATATACAACTACTACCTATGCCCCGCTCTGACATCATAAACATCGCCCGCCCGCTGACCGCACTGGCCCAGAGTCAGCCCGACACCCCTGCCATTGTCTTTCCGCAGGAGAACCGCACCCTGACCTTCCGCGAATTGGATGCAGAGAGCGACCGCCTGGCAGCCGGGTTGTCAGCCATCGGCATCAAGCGTGGCGTAAGGACCGCGCTGCTGGTTCCCCCATCACCTGAGCTGTTCGCTCTGACCTTTGCCCTGTTCAAGTCCGGGGCGGTGCCGGTGTTCATCGATCCGGGCATCGGCGCCAAGAACATGAAGGGATGCCTGGAGAATGCCGAGCCTAGCGCATTCATCGGCGTACCTAAAGCTCATCTCGCCAGGAGGCTGCTCGGATGGGGGAAGGCCACTCTGCAGATCCTGGTCACGGTCAACGGCGGCAAGGTTTGGGGAGGGGTACCACTTGACGAGATCCGCCGCTCGGTCAGTGACCTGAGCCGTTTCGAGCCAATAGCGACCAGAAGGGACGAAACCGCCGCCATCCTGTTCACCAGCGGCAGTACCGGCACTCCCAAGGGGGCGGTCTACAGCCACGGTAATTTTGCCGCCCAGGTCGAGGCGCTGCGGCAGGTCTACGACATTACTCCCGGAGAGATCGACCTCCCGACCTTCCCGCTGTTTGCCCTGTTTGCGCCAGCACTAGGCATGACCGCCATCATCCCGCAGATGGATTTCACCCGCCCCGGCTCGGTGAATCCGAAGCGGATCATCGGCCCGGCAACCCGTTTCAAAACCACCACCATGTTCGGCTCGCCGGCGTTGCTCAACCGGGTCGGTCGTTACGGCAAAGAAAAGGGGCTAAAACTCCCGGCTTTAAAGCGGGTGATCTCTGCCGGGGCGCCGGTGTCCCCAGCGATACTGGAGCGGTTCAGCGCCCTGCTCCCTGACGATGCCGAGATCTTCACCCCCTACGGCGCCACCGAAGCACTGCCGGTCTGTTCCATCGGCAGTCGCGAAATCCTGGGCGAGACCCGGCGGATCACCGACGCCGGCGGCGGAGTCTGCGTGGGCAGGCCGGTGGATGGCATCAGGCTGGAGATTATCGGCATCAGCGACGAGCCGATTCCCACCTGGGACGATTCGCTCCGCCTGCCACTGGAAAAGATCGGCGAGATCATTGTCCAGGGACCGCAGGTCACCAGCGGCTATTTCAACCGACCGGAGGCCGACCGGCTTTCGAAGATCGCAGACCCGGCAACCGGCGGTTTTTTCCACCGGATGGGGGACCTGGGCGGCAAGGACGATCAGGGTCGGATCTGGTTCTGCGGCCGAAAGGCCCATCGGGTGGAAACCGGCTACGAAACCCTGTTCACCATTCCGTGCGAGGCGGTCTTTAATACCCACCCGGCGGTGTTCCGCTCCGCCCTGGTTGGGGTCGGGGCAAAGGGTCATCAGCGGCCGGTCATCTGTATCGAGCTGGAAAGGGGGGGCAAGAGCTCCAGGGAGCAGATTCGTAAGGAACTGCGCGAAATAGCCCTGGCACACCTGCATACCCAGGGGATAGACACCTTCCTCTTCCATCCGGCGTTTCCGGTCGATATCCGGCATAATGCCAAGATCTTCCGGGAGAAGCTGGCGGTGTGGGCCGCAAGGAAGCTGAAATGAAGGCGCTGGTGACCGGAGGTGGCGGTTTCCTGGGCGGAGCGATCGTCAAGATGCTCCGTGACCGGGGGGATGAGGTGGCTAGCATCTCCCGCACCTGTTATCCGGAATTGGCCAGCCTCGGGGTGGAACAGGTCCAGGCTGATCTGGCCGACAGCACAGCGGTAATGAAGGCTGCCGCAGGCTGCGACATCGTGTTCCATGTTGCCGCCAAGGCCGGTGTCTGGGGTCCGTATAGCGAATACTATCGGGCCAATGTGCTCGGCACGGAGAACGTGATCGCTGCCTGCCGGGCCAATTGCATCTCACGGCTGGTCTACACCAGTTCGCCCAGTGTGGTGTTTGACGGCCGGGACATTGAAGGGGGTGACGAGTCGCTTCCCTACCCCGCTCACTTTGAAGCCTTCTATCCGCAGACCAAGGCCCTGGCAGAACAGCTGGTGCTGGCCGCCAATGCGGCCGACCTGGCAACCGTTGCCCTGCGCCCCCATCTGATCTGGGGCCCCGGAGACAACCATCTGGTGCCGCGCATCATCGCTAGAGGCAAAAGCGGCAGGTTGCGAAAGATCGGCAACCGTCCCTGCCCGGTGGACACCATCTATGTGGACAATGCCGCGCAGGCGCATCTGCTGGCTGCTGACCGGCTCTTCCCCGGCTCTGCCGTGGCCGGCAAAGCCTATTTCATCTCCAACAACGAACCTTTGCCGCTCTGGGATATGGTCAACCGTATCCTGGCCAGTGCCGACATCCCACCGGTTACCGGCACCATAGCGCCGCGGCTGGCCTATTTCGCCGGTGCCCTGTGCGAAAAGATCTGGAGTGCGTGCCGCCTTGCAGGCGAACCACCGATGACTCGCTTTGTCGCCCAGGAGCTGGCCACTGCCCACTGGTTCGACATCTCTGCGGCCCGGCGCGATCTGGGCTATGAACCTGGGATTTCTATAGATGAGGGGATGCGACGGCTGAAGCAGTGGCTTGCCGGGAGAACATAACCACTTCAACGAAAGCTCAGATTATCGAAAAGGACGGTAGGCCTGAATTTGTGGTAATTTCATACACGGCAGGCAGCAATAAGCAAGCCGTATCTGTCGCAGATCGAAACCGGCAAGCGTCAGGAGACGATTGAAACGCTGACTACGATAGCGCTGGCACTCGATGTACCTTGATCGATTAAACCTTCCGCTTAAATTTCCACGATCGGGTAGGAAGCGGGGTCTCCCCCGCTGTCATCTCACACCACCGTGCGTACGGTTCCGTACACGGCGGTTCCTGTCAGCATGTTCCGTTGTTGACTTCCATCCTTGGTGTCCTATAAGCACCCGACCCTGCCCTCGCGGATTCCGTCCGCTACTCTTTGGGAACTTAGGCCCTCTTGCGAGGCTTCTGCTCAAGACAGCCAGAGGACGATCTGGCAGGTTCAGCCCTTCATCGTGACCTGACCCCGCGCCATTCCCGAAGGCGAGTCTGTCTGGTTGGGACTTCTTCGTTGTAATGTTTCAACATATCAATACTTGGTACCGGGGCTGTACCTACATGCTTCCTATTGATGTCCTAAATTTGTTAGTTTTTGCCTCTTAAGCTTATGGAGTTTTAACCGCCTTTTTATGAGCTTTAATCTTTGCCTTAATAACGTCGTAGCGGGTAATTTCTTCCATAAAGTTTTCTATTGTTGGTTTTTTATATGCGTATTTGTCACTATGCGAATGCCCTTCCATGTGTTGACAACACCGATAAAATCCATCTTGTAATTCGTCTGCCAACTCACGGCAAAAACAAGCTTCGTTAAGGGAATCAACGCTCACGCGTTCAGCGAAGCGCTGAACAACATCGCTGAACATTCCACTGATAACAAGCATCTCATAGCAAGTGCGAAGGGCAGTAAATCCTGCCTTCGTCAGATACTCTCTGCGGTCAGGTGGGCAAGCGGCATCTTTTGCTTCGTTGTAATGCGCCATTGGTATGTTGGAATTGCGGTATTTTTTCTCGAATGACGGCGAACTATTAATAAAGACATGCCCAGGTTTGTCATCACGTTTTTCAATCCAATGGCAGGCATAAGGCGTCTTGGTAGCATCGCAAATGGAAATCAGGGTTGAAACAAACACTAAATCGTGCGTAAAAACCACGATTTGCTTTTTAGCTGTTTCATTAACGATGCGATTGCCAATAAGGCATTTCCTTTCGTCGTCAAGGGAGGTTACTGGGTCATCAAAGATAATGCCTCGCGTAATCTCCGAAAGGTTCATTTCTGCTAAAAAGTCGGCCAGGGAAATAACTTTTTGCTCCCCTTCGCTTAGAATCTGCGATGGTTGATTCTTGCCTTTCAAA is a window from the Geoanaerobacter pelophilus genome containing:
- a CDS encoding amidohydrolase family protein, whose amino-acid sequence is MQLNEFRLFDAHLHIIDNRFPLVPNNGYLPDEFTCAMYREQMQRYNLAGGAVVSGSFQAFDQSYLKEALQTLGPGFVGVTQLAATVSDEELLELDAAGVRAVRFNLKRGGSEEVSQLDRMARRVYELCRWHVELYVDSKELPGLYMTLSGLPAVSIDHLGLSSAGLPMLIKLAGKGVRVKATGFGRLDFDPATALKDIHSANPEALMFGSDLPSTRAPRPYDHSDFSLVVDTLGPEAASRVFYGNAAAFYLSRKPFDSAG
- the zupT gene encoding zinc transporter ZupT; its protein translation is MNPLWTAFGLTLLAGMATGIGSAIAFMAKRTNYRFLSVSTGFSAGVMLYVSFVEIFFKGVHALTEAYGEYWAHWINTAAFFGGMFLIGIIDNLIPSAENPHEIHGESESAPLRNPDAAMPDFALIGRAGSDAATGLHDHGVHEGKLLRMGLFTALAIGIHNFPEGLATFLAALHDPNLGIAIAIAIALHNIPEGISVSVPIFYATGNRKKAFAWSFVSGLAEPVGAGVAYLSIRLFFGGETGAIPPQIMGILFSGVAGIMVYISLDELLPTSRAYGKGHDSLLGLIGGMMLMALSLLLMK
- a CDS encoding fatty acid CoA ligase family protein; translation: MPRSDIINIARPLTALAQSQPDTPAIVFPQENRTLTFRELDAESDRLAAGLSAIGIKRGVRTALLVPPSPELFALTFALFKSGAVPVFIDPGIGAKNMKGCLENAEPSAFIGVPKAHLARRLLGWGKATLQILVTVNGGKVWGGVPLDEIRRSVSDLSRFEPIATRRDETAAILFTSGSTGTPKGAVYSHGNFAAQVEALRQVYDITPGEIDLPTFPLFALFAPALGMTAIIPQMDFTRPGSVNPKRIIGPATRFKTTTMFGSPALLNRVGRYGKEKGLKLPALKRVISAGAPVSPAILERFSALLPDDAEIFTPYGATEALPVCSIGSREILGETRRITDAGGGVCVGRPVDGIRLEIIGISDEPIPTWDDSLRLPLEKIGEIIVQGPQVTSGYFNRPEADRLSKIADPATGGFFHRMGDLGGKDDQGRIWFCGRKAHRVETGYETLFTIPCEAVFNTHPAVFRSALVGVGAKGHQRPVICIELERGGKSSREQIRKELREIALAHLHTQGIDTFLFHPAFPVDIRHNAKIFREKLAVWAARKLK
- a CDS encoding NAD-dependent epimerase/dehydratase family protein, translated to MGRKEAEMKALVTGGGGFLGGAIVKMLRDRGDEVASISRTCYPELASLGVEQVQADLADSTAVMKAAAGCDIVFHVAAKAGVWGPYSEYYRANVLGTENVIAACRANCISRLVYTSSPSVVFDGRDIEGGDESLPYPAHFEAFYPQTKALAEQLVLAANAADLATVALRPHLIWGPGDNHLVPRIIARGKSGRLRKIGNRPCPVDTIYVDNAAQAHLLAADRLFPGSAVAGKAYFISNNEPLPLWDMVNRILASADIPPVTGTIAPRLAYFAGALCEKIWSACRLAGEPPMTRFVAQELATAHWFDISAARRDLGYEPGISIDEGMRRLKQWLAGRT
- a CDS encoding helix-turn-helix domain-containing protein: MSKPYLSQIETGKRQETIETLTTIALALDVP